Proteins found in one Neomonachus schauinslandi chromosome 1, ASM220157v2, whole genome shotgun sequence genomic segment:
- the ZBTB47 gene encoding zinc finger and BTB domain-containing protein 47: MLLVEKTTDSPAAEFSLVEDVALHFACLMGRLNEQRLFQPDLCDVDLVLVPQRSVFPAHKGVLAAYSQFFHSLFTQNKQLQRVELSLEALAPGGLQQILNFIYTSKLLVNAANVHEVLSAASLLQMADIAASCQELLDARSLGPPGPSAVALAQPAAGCTPAAPPYYCDIKQEADAPGLPKIYAREGPDPYSVRVEDGAGTAGGTAPAAIGPAQPFFKEEKEGGVQEAGGPPGSLCKLEGGEGLEEELGGSGTYSRREQSQIIVEVNLNNQTLHVSTGPEGKPGTTTGPATVVLGREDGLQRHSEDEDEEEEEEEEEEEEEEEGGGSGGEEEEGGSQGEEEDEEEEGHSEQEEEEEEEEEGHSEQDQESSEEEEEEEEGGEAGSRQGPAGRRGSRAEPPPHSRMATRSRENARRRGPPEPEEARPRGGKRPKPAPGGASAAARGPQATDGLGAKVKLEEKQHHPCQKCPRVFNNRWYLEKHMNVTHSRMQICDQCGKRFLLESELLLHRQTDCERNIQCVTCGKAFKKLWSLHEHNKIVHGYAEKKFSCEICEKKFYTMAHVRKHMVAHTKDMPFTCETCGKSFKRSMSLKVHSLQHSGEKPFRCENCNERFQYKYQLRSHMSIHIGHKQFMCQWCGKDFNMKQYFDEHMKTHTGEKPYICEICGKSFTSRPNMKRHRRTHTGEKPYPCDVCGQRFRFSNMLKAHKEKCFRVSHPLASEGPASGPGLSPAQPPAHALPLLPGLPQTLPPPPHLPPPPPLFSTTATSGGRMSANN; the protein is encoded by the exons TTGCTGGTTGAGAAGACAACAGACTCACCGGCGGCTGAGTTCTCGCTGGTGGAGGACGTGGCCCTGCACTTCGCCTGCTTGATGGGCCGCCTGAACGAGCAGCGCCTCTTCCAGCCTGACCTCTGCGACGTGGACCTGGTGCTGGTGCCCCAGCGCAGCGTCTTCCCGGCACACAAGGGCGTGCTGGCCGCCTACAGCCAGTTCTTCCACTCGCTCTTCACGCAGAACAAGCAGCTGCAGCGCGTGGAGCTGTCCCTAGAAGCGCTGGCCCCCGGTGGCCTGCAGCAGATCCTCAACTTCATCTACACCTCCAAGCTGCTGGTCAACGCGGCCAACGTCCACGAGGTGCTCAGTGCCGCCTCGTTGCTGCAGATGGCCGACATCGCCGCGTCCTGCCAGGAGCTGCTGGACGCCCGCTCCCTAGGCCCCCCCGGCCCCAGCGCTGTGGCCCTGGCCCAGCCGGCCGCCGGCTGCACCCCGGCCGCACCACCCTACTACTGCGACATCAAGCAGGAGGCGGACGCCCCGGGCCTGCCGAAGATCTATGCCCGCGAGGGCCCCGACCCCTACTCTGTGCGTGTCGAGGACGGGGCAGGGACCGCGGGGGGCACGGCACCTGCCGCCATCGGGCCAGCTCAGCCCTTCttcaaggaggagaaggagggtggCGTGCAAGAGGCTGGCGGGCCCCCCGGCAGCCTCTGCaagctggagggtggggaggggctggaggaagagctGGGGGGTTCTGGCACCTACAGCCGCCGGGAGCAGTCCCAGATCATCGTGGAGGTGAACCTCAACAACCAGACTCTGCACGTGTCCACGGGGCCCGAGGGCAAGCCGGGCACCACTACGGGCCCGGCCACCGTGGTGCTGGGCCGGGAGGACGGGCTGCAGAGACACTCAGAGgacgaggacgaggaggaggaggaggaggaagaggaggaggaggaggaagaagagggtggTGGCAgcggaggggaggaggaggagggtggcagtcagggagaggaggaagacgaggaggaggaagggcacagcgagcaggaggaggaagaggaggaggaagaggaagggcacAGTGAGCAGGATCAAGAGAgctcagaggaggaggaagaggaggaagagggaggggaggcagggagccgGCAGGGGCCAGCGGGGCGGCGGGGCAGCAGggcagagccccctccccacagtCGCATGGCCACGCGGTCTCGAGAGAACGCCCGACGCCGAGGCCCCCCTGAGCCTGAGGAGGCCAGGCCGCGGGGCGGGAAGAGGCCCAAGCCTGCTCCGGGGGGAGCCTCTGCAGCGGCCCGAGGGCCACAGGCCACTGACGGGCTGGGGGCCAAGGTGAAGCTGGAAGAGAAGCAGCACCACCCGTGCCAGAAGTGCCCTCGCGTCTTCAACAACCGCTGGTACCTGGAGAAGCACATGAACGTGACCCACAGCCGTATGCAGATCTGCGACCAGTGCGGCAAGCGCTTCCTGCTGGAGAGCGAGCTGCTACTTCACCGGCAGACAGACTGCGAGCGCAACATCCAG TGTGTGACGTGTGGCAAAGCTTTTAAGAAGCTCTGGTCCCTCCACGAGCACAACAAGATCGTGCATGGCTATGCAGAGAAGAAGTTCTCATGTGAGATCTGCGAGAAGAAGTTCTACACCATGGCCCACGTGCGCAAGCACATGGTTG CCCACACCAAGGACATGCCCTTCACTTGCGAGACCTGTGGGAAGTCCTTCAAACGAAGCATGTCTCTCAAAGTGCACTCGCTGCAGCACTCTGGGGAGAAGCCCTTCCGATGTGAG aACTGCAATGAGCGCTTCCAGTACAAGTACCAGCTGCGGTCCCACATGAGCATCCACATCGGCCACAAGCAGTTCATGTGCCAGTGGTGCGGCAAGGACTTCAACATGAAGCAGTACTTCGATGAGCACATGAAGACCCACACAG GGGAGAAGCCGTACATCTGTGAGATCTGCGGCAAGAGCTTCACCAGCCGACCCAACATGAAGCGGCACCGGCGCAcgcacacgggcgagaagccgtATCCCTGCGACGTCTGCGGCCAGCGCTTCCGCTTCTCCAACATGCTCAAGGCTCACAAGGAGAAATGCTTCCGCGTCAGTCACCCCCTGGCCAGCGAAGGCCCCGCCTCGGGCCCAGGCCTGTCCCCGGCCCAGCCCCCGGCTCACGCGCTGCCCCTGCTCCCGGGGCTGCCCCAGACcctgccgcccccaccccacctgccgccccccccaccactctTCTCTACCACTGCCACTTCCGGCGGGAGGATGAGCGCCAACAACTGA